One stretch of Candidatus Methylacidiphilales bacterium DNA includes these proteins:
- a CDS encoding STAS domain-containing protein — protein sequence MIFDETVEGTLAILHLKGDVDLHHSPKLRAVLQSKIAVKCPCLLINFTEVNYIDSSGLATLVEYYQGCRNFSGKIGLAALSPRVKSVFDLVRLGEVFPIYVTLDEARSALGKT from the coding sequence ATGATTTTCGACGAAACGGTGGAAGGCACCCTGGCTATCCTGCACCTGAAGGGCGATGTGGACCTGCATCACTCGCCCAAACTCCGCGCCGTTCTCCAGTCAAAAATCGCCGTCAAATGCCCTTGTCTCCTGATTAATTTCACGGAGGTCAACTACATCGATTCCTCCGGCCTGGCCACTCTGGTCGAATACTACCAAGGCTGCCGCAATTTTTCCGGGAAAATCGGGCTCGCCGCCCTTTCACCCCGCGTCAAGAGCGTCTTCGATCTCGTGCGGCTTGGGGAGGTGTTTCCCATTTACGTCACCTTGGACGAAGCCCGGAGCGCCTTGGGAAAAACCTGA
- a CDS encoding ABC transporter permease: MKEYFQLNAQILYWLFIAPFRGKPFSIPQTFHQIIRIGVQALPMASLTAFSVGLTLAMEAAREMGRLGADNYVPDLVSLTLLRELGPMLIAVIVIGRSGSAVTAELGTMKVSEEIEALHVMAINPVRFLIVPRFLAMLIMLPVLTVFGNYIGMVGSWTICHYTLDMDTATYIFRSLDRVHLFDPYSGLIKSFVFAWLIITLACHCGLTVENGAEGVGQSTTHSVVYSLLAMLIANALLTGIFFFA; the protein is encoded by the coding sequence GTGAAGGAATACTTCCAGCTCAACGCTCAAATCCTTTACTGGCTCTTCATTGCGCCGTTTCGCGGCAAGCCATTCAGCATCCCGCAAACTTTTCACCAAATCATCCGCATCGGCGTGCAGGCGTTGCCCATGGCCAGCCTCACGGCGTTCAGCGTCGGCCTGACCCTTGCCATGGAAGCCGCCCGCGAAATGGGCCGGCTCGGCGCCGACAATTACGTCCCGGACCTGGTCTCGCTCACGCTCCTGCGCGAACTGGGCCCCATGCTGATCGCCGTCATTGTCATCGGACGCAGCGGTTCCGCCGTCACGGCCGAGCTCGGCACCATGAAGGTCTCGGAGGAAATCGAGGCCCTGCACGTCATGGCCATCAATCCCGTCCGCTTCCTCATCGTTCCGCGCTTTCTCGCCATGCTCATCATGCTGCCCGTGCTCACCGTGTTCGGAAACTACATCGGCATGGTCGGCAGTTGGACGATCTGCCATTACACGCTCGACATGGACACCGCCACCTACATCTTCCGCTCCCTGGACCGTGTGCATCTGTTTGACCCCTACAGCGGCCTGATCAAAAGTTTTGTCTTTGCCTGGCTCATCATCACCCTGGCCTGCCATTGCGGCCTGACCGTCGAAAACGGCGCGGAGGGCGTGGGGCAATCCACGACGCATTCCGTCGTCTATTCCCTGCTGGCCATGCTCATCGCCAACGCCCTTTTGACCGGAATCTTTTTCTTTGCCTGA
- a CDS encoding MBL fold metallo-hydrolase — translation MPPLFITGNMSSMQSVRRGGRTPKFWDEYEISNGESSLKITFWGTRGSIPTPSTSSFVTSQYGGDTTCISVDCAGHRVILDAGSGLRLLGLEMAKETAPIQATFFFSHVHWDHIQGFPFFIPGFQKGNRFDLYGPHLGISPDFVGSILEKALRGQQNDLNFPVQLNDMPAEMIFRDLPERAKVEIQGPLGLVKVFSAPLNHPGGCFGYRIEEHRPGQAVKVLAFATDTEHLDAVNPNMQFLAKNADVLIYDCQYSPEEYADANGYSRKGWGHSTYEWGLREAKAAGVKRLVMHHHDPLHDDSKVADMEKRARVMGKDLGIEVQAAAQGMVLEL, via the coding sequence ATGCCGCCGCTTTTTATTACGGGCAACATGTCCTCCATGCAAAGCGTCCGCCGCGGCGGACGCACTCCAAAATTTTGGGATGAATACGAAATCAGCAACGGAGAAAGCAGCTTGAAAATCACATTCTGGGGAACCCGCGGCAGCATTCCCACGCCCAGCACCAGTTCGTTCGTCACCAGCCAATACGGCGGGGACACCACCTGCATTTCCGTGGATTGCGCGGGCCATCGCGTGATTCTGGACGCCGGGTCCGGCCTCCGGCTTTTGGGCCTGGAAATGGCCAAGGAAACCGCTCCCATCCAGGCCACCTTCTTTTTCAGCCATGTACATTGGGACCATATCCAGGGGTTCCCATTTTTCATCCCCGGTTTTCAAAAAGGAAACCGCTTTGACTTGTACGGCCCGCACCTGGGCATATCACCGGATTTCGTCGGCAGCATTCTCGAAAAGGCGTTGCGCGGCCAGCAGAATGACCTGAACTTCCCGGTCCAGCTCAATGACATGCCCGCCGAGATGATCTTTCGCGACCTGCCGGAGCGCGCAAAAGTGGAAATCCAGGGCCCGCTCGGACTGGTCAAGGTTTTCTCCGCCCCGCTCAATCATCCCGGAGGCTGTTTCGGCTACCGCATCGAGGAACACCGTCCGGGCCAGGCGGTAAAAGTCCTCGCCTTCGCCACCGACACGGAACATCTGGACGCCGTGAATCCTAACATGCAATTTCTGGCCAAAAATGCGGATGTCCTGATATACGATTGCCAGTACTCACCGGAAGAATACGCCGACGCCAACGGATATAGCCGAAAAGGCTGGGGACATTCCACGTATGAATGGGGCCTGCGAGAAGCCAAGGCCGCGGGCGTCAAACGGCTTGTCATGCACCATCACGACCCGTTGCACGACGACAGCAAGGTGGCAGACATGGAAAAACGGGCTCGCGTCATGGGCAAGGAT
- a CDS encoding MlaD family protein, with translation MKNKNLSDYIIAAAVIGCSAVLLTALTIALTGWESKSGGKIILVDMPSVIGLRENSQVRYAGAHVGKVMSIKPLAWNERANPKYAVRIMVKITGPMPDLKEDSIASINSDTILAEKFLDISPGSPEARNLPPNQPLLCRDVASFDDLSRAGMNSLTRLNDILDKLQNDHSDLPAKISSMLDNADMLAKNADTLVKQLNVVLKEHEHDMDQGIQDLRVVMQNMKVVSTYAKTLSGTLAHKPWRIVWGTTPNELPSEAEILKADKPIPATMPKE, from the coding sequence ATGAAAAATAAAAACCTCTCCGATTATATCATCGCCGCCGCCGTCATCGGTTGCAGCGCCGTGCTGCTGACAGCCCTGACCATCGCCCTCACCGGCTGGGAAAGCAAGTCCGGCGGAAAAATCATCCTGGTCGATATGCCCTCGGTCATCGGCTTGCGCGAAAACTCGCAGGTGCGTTATGCGGGCGCCCATGTCGGCAAGGTCATGAGCATCAAGCCGCTGGCCTGGAACGAACGCGCCAATCCGAAATACGCCGTGCGGATCATGGTCAAAATCACAGGCCCCATGCCGGATCTCAAAGAGGATTCCATCGCCTCCATCAATTCGGACACCATTCTGGCGGAAAAATTCCTGGATATCTCTCCCGGCTCGCCCGAAGCCCGGAATCTCCCGCCCAACCAGCCTTTGCTCTGCCGCGATGTTGCCAGCTTCGACGACCTTTCGCGCGCGGGCATGAATTCTCTGACCCGGCTGAATGACATTCTGGACAAATTGCAAAACGATCACAGCGATCTGCCGGCGAAGATCAGTTCGATGCTCGATAACGCCGATATGCTCGCAAAAAATGCCGATACACTTGTCAAACAACTCAACGTGGTTCTCAAGGAACACGAACACGACATGGATCAGGGGATCCAGGATTTGCGGGTTGTCATGCAAAACATGAAGGTGGTCTCCACCTACGCCAAGACGCTGAGTGGAACGCTGGCCCACAAACCGTGGCGGATTGTCTGGGGCACAACGCCCAACGAACTTCCCTCGGAAGCTGAAATTCTAAAAGCAGACAAGCCCATCCCGGCAACCATGCCCAAGGAATAG
- a CDS encoding ABC transporter ATP-binding protein produces MKTQANSSPPGANEPVIEVTDLVRKFGNRAVLNGISFKVYKGDTLIIMGGSGCGKSTLLRHITGSLKPTSGSIKIFGQEIVGLPGPEIDKIRRRFGVNFQFGALLQSLTVGENVALPLREHSKIEENIIDLIVKMKLELVGLTGFENLKPAEISGGMRKRVGLARAVALDPELLFSDEPTSGLDPVMTAVVDKLTMDLTKNLGMTALVVSHDMTSAFRIATRMIMLGTGPLQGKIIAEGTPDEIRNHPDPMLQQFIRGEPDGPIPLKLSKDDYIKRLIG; encoded by the coding sequence ATGAAAACCCAAGCCAACTCTTCTCCGCCAGGAGCCAACGAGCCGGTGATCGAAGTCACCGACCTGGTCCGGAAATTCGGCAACCGCGCCGTGCTCAACGGCATCAGTTTCAAGGTCTATAAAGGCGACACCCTCATCATCATGGGCGGCAGCGGCTGCGGCAAAAGCACGCTCCTGCGCCATATCACCGGATCCCTCAAACCCACCTCCGGCTCCATCAAAATCTTCGGGCAGGAAATCGTCGGATTGCCCGGGCCGGAGATCGACAAAATCCGCCGCCGTTTCGGCGTGAATTTCCAGTTCGGAGCGCTGCTCCAGTCCCTCACCGTCGGGGAAAATGTGGCGCTGCCGCTGCGCGAGCACAGCAAGATCGAGGAGAATATCATCGACCTGATTGTAAAAATGAAACTCGAACTGGTCGGCCTCACCGGCTTTGAAAATCTCAAGCCTGCTGAAATCAGCGGCGGCATGCGCAAACGCGTCGGCCTGGCCCGCGCCGTGGCCCTCGACCCGGAATTGCTTTTCAGCGACGAGCCCACCTCCGGTCTCGACCCCGTCATGACCGCCGTCGTGGACAAGCTCACCATGGACCTTACAAAAAACCTGGGCATGACCGCCCTCGTGGTTTCGCACGACATGACCAGCGCCTTCCGGATCGCCACCCGCATGATCATGCTCGGCACCGGCCCGTTGCAGGGTAAAATCATCGCCGAAGGCACCCCCGATGAAATCCGGAATCATCCCGATCCCATGCTCCAGCAATTCATCCGGGGCGAACCGGATGGCCCAATTCCCTTGAAACTATCGAAGGACGACTATATCAAGAGACTCATAGGCTGA
- a CDS encoding SpoIIE family protein phosphatase: MSSAPEVLRYKALIEAARRLNSAMDVNAILSQILASSREVMAAEAISVFMDDPATGELVLHAAAGDPAQQWTGETDANGEPKRKMTEIRVPRGAGISGHVFEHRKSINIHDVQNDPRFYRKADSDTGFVTRSMITVPLLTGDRCLGVVQALNSIDRPYFDDLDLEIFEGFASLIAGTLLRLENQSREMSEARARQELDLAREIQQSFLPPPLRILNTCQVRVGYFPARQIGGDFYFVHPLDENRTLMGLGDVTGKGIPAALTMSRATAEIKGLAGGLKDDLGAWVSSLNTIVAEELSAGRFIGMTFLLCDSRSSTMQICAAGQYPPVWSDAARWNRPAIPSQLPIGILSGYPYKSETLALKPGQIWVLFSDGITEARNEAGEEFTEEHFLKRLPLGLSGAHTFDQAIEGWKDFVGKAEPHDDASLLMLDWRGNAPANDLAISCQTENLCTARTFIEDWAKYAGFDDITIGQIVLAADEATTNVFRYAYGGKPGPIDYHVSIDNNQLVIQIRDHGTPVDPSKVQGRKLEDLRPGGLGVVLLHKVFGEVTYEPQQVGTLLTLRKKIM, translated from the coding sequence ATGAGTTCCGCACCCGAGGTCCTGCGTTACAAAGCCCTGATTGAAGCCGCCCGCCGACTCAATTCGGCGATGGACGTCAACGCCATCCTCAGCCAAATCCTGGCCTCCTCGCGGGAAGTCATGGCCGCCGAAGCCATATCGGTTTTCATGGACGACCCCGCCACCGGCGAGCTTGTGCTCCATGCGGCCGCCGGCGACCCCGCCCAGCAGTGGACCGGCGAAACGGACGCCAACGGCGAACCCAAACGCAAAATGACCGAAATCCGCGTGCCCCGCGGAGCGGGCATCTCCGGGCACGTCTTTGAACACCGCAAGAGCATCAACATCCATGATGTCCAGAACGATCCGCGCTTCTACCGCAAAGCTGATAGTGACACCGGCTTTGTCACCCGCTCCATGATCACCGTGCCCCTGCTCACGGGCGACCGTTGCCTCGGCGTCGTGCAGGCGCTCAACTCCATCGACCGTCCTTACTTTGACGACCTCGATCTCGAGATCTTCGAGGGCTTCGCCAGCCTCATCGCCGGCACACTGTTGCGCCTGGAAAACCAGTCGCGCGAAATGTCCGAAGCCCGCGCCCGGCAGGAGCTCGACCTGGCCCGCGAAATCCAACAGTCTTTCCTCCCGCCCCCGCTGCGGATTCTGAACACATGCCAGGTCCGCGTCGGTTACTTCCCCGCGCGCCAAATCGGGGGCGATTTCTATTTTGTCCACCCGCTGGACGAGAACCGCACCCTGATGGGATTGGGTGATGTGACCGGCAAGGGCATCCCCGCCGCGCTGACCATGTCCCGCGCCACGGCGGAAATCAAAGGCCTTGCCGGCGGGCTCAAGGACGACCTGGGGGCCTGGGTCTCCTCGCTTAACACTATAGTAGCGGAAGAACTGAGCGCCGGGCGTTTTATCGGCATGACCTTTTTGCTCTGCGACAGCCGCAGTTCCACAATGCAAATCTGCGCCGCGGGCCAATACCCGCCTGTCTGGTCGGACGCCGCACGTTGGAACCGTCCGGCCATCCCCTCCCAGCTCCCCATCGGCATCCTTTCCGGGTACCCCTACAAATCGGAAACCCTGGCCCTCAAACCCGGCCAAATCTGGGTCTTGTTCTCGGACGGCATCACCGAAGCGCGAAATGAGGCCGGCGAGGAATTCACCGAGGAACACTTTCTGAAACGGCTGCCCCTGGGCCTCAGCGGAGCCCATACCTTTGACCAGGCCATCGAAGGATGGAAGGATTTCGTCGGCAAAGCCGAGCCGCACGATGACGCCTCCCTGCTCATGCTGGACTGGCGCGGCAACGCCCCGGCAAACGACCTCGCGATCAGTTGCCAGACCGAGAACCTCTGCACCGCGCGCACGTTTATCGAGGACTGGGCGAAATACGCCGGGTTTGACGACATCACCATCGGGCAGATCGTTCTGGCAGCAGATGAGGCGACCACCAATGTATTCCGCTACGCATACGGCGGCAAGCCGGGGCCGATTGACTATCATGTTTCCATCGACAACAATCAGCTTGTCATCCAAATCCGCGACCACGGCACACCGGTCGATCCCTCCAAAGTCCAGGGCAGGAAACTGGAAGATTTGCGGCCCGGCGGCTTGGGCGTGGTGCTGTTGCACAAGGTCTTTGGGGAAGTGACCTACGAGCCGCAGCAGGTTGGAACCCTATTGACCTTGAGAAAGAAAATCATGTGA
- a CDS encoding cyclic nucleotide-binding domain-containing protein yields MGLFGKNNEAASERLAVLRKVALFSTLKTQELKWVEHILHERNYIAEEVIFDEGDEGLGMYIVVEGEVKIQRKGASGKSELARLGPGSYFGEMALLEGFPRMASAVAAADTRLLVFFRPEFMSILETHGHTGAKLSLQLARLNCARLRESSTPLFPGSYT; encoded by the coding sequence GTGGGACTTTTTGGCAAGAACAACGAAGCGGCATCCGAGCGGCTGGCGGTCCTGAGAAAGGTAGCCCTCTTTTCCACCCTGAAGACCCAGGAACTCAAGTGGGTGGAACATATCCTGCACGAACGGAATTACATCGCCGAGGAGGTCATTTTTGACGAAGGGGACGAGGGCCTCGGAATGTATATCGTGGTTGAGGGCGAAGTAAAAATCCAGCGCAAGGGCGCGAGTGGCAAAAGCGAATTGGCTCGCCTCGGCCCGGGCAGTTATTTTGGTGAAATGGCCTTGCTGGAAGGATTCCCGCGCATGGCCTCGGCCGTGGCGGCCGCCGACACCCGCCTTCTCGTGTTTTTCCGGCCTGAATTTATGAGCATTCTTGAAACACACGGCCACACCGGGGCCAAGCTCAGCCTCCAACTCGCGCGGTTGAATTGCGCGCGCCTGAGGGAAAGCAGCACGCCGTTGTTCCCCGGCAGCTACACTTGA